The following proteins are encoded in a genomic region of Kosakonia oryzae:
- a CDS encoding pirin family protein encodes MIYLRKANDRGHANHGWLDSWHSFSFADYYDPNFMGFSALRVINDDVIDPGQGFGTHPHKDMEILTYVLEGAVEHQDSMGNKEQVPAGEFQIMSAGTGVRHSEYNPSNTERLRLYQIWIIPEKTGITPRYEQRRFDALQGKQLVLSPDARDGSLKVNQDMELYRWALLKDEQSVHQIAAERRVWIQVVKGSVTINGTKATTSDGLAIWDEQAISVHADSDSEILLFDLPPV; translated from the coding sequence ATGATCTATTTACGTAAAGCAAACGACCGCGGCCACGCAAATCATGGTTGGCTGGATTCCTGGCATAGCTTCTCTTTTGCCGACTATTACGATCCGAATTTCATGGGTTTCTCAGCGCTTCGCGTGATTAACGATGACGTGATCGATCCGGGCCAGGGGTTTGGTACGCATCCGCACAAAGATATGGAAATCCTGACCTATGTGCTGGAAGGCGCGGTTGAACACCAGGACAGCATGGGCAATAAAGAGCAGGTGCCCGCTGGCGAATTCCAGATTATGAGCGCCGGTACCGGGGTGCGTCACTCTGAGTACAACCCGAGCAATACCGAGCGTCTGCGTCTGTACCAAATCTGGATCATTCCGGAAAAAACAGGTATCACGCCGCGTTACGAACAGCGCCGCTTCGACGCCCTGCAGGGCAAACAGCTTGTGCTTTCGCCGGATGCCCGCGACGGTTCGCTGAAAGTGAACCAGGATATGGAGCTGTACCGCTGGGCGCTGTTGAAAGATGAGCAGTCTGTCCATCAGATTGCCGCCGAACGCCGCGTCTGGATCCAGGTAGTGAAAGGCAGCGTGACCATTAACGGCACCAAAGCGACTACCAGCGATGGTCTGGCAATCTGGGATGAGCAGGCTATTTCGGTTCATGCCGATAGCGACAGTGAAATTCTGCTATTCGATTTGCCGCCAGTTTGA
- the gntR gene encoding gluconate operon transcriptional repressor GntR gives MKKKRPVLQDVADRVGVTKMTVSRFLRNPEQVSEALRGKIAAALDELGYIPNRAPDILSNATSRAVGVLLPSLTNQVFAEVLRGIESVTDAHGYQTMLAHYGYKPEMEEERLESMLSWNIDGLILTERKHTARTLKMIQVAGIPVVELMDSRSPCIDIAVGFDNFEAARQMTAAILARGHRRVAYLGARLDERTIIKQKGYEQAMLDAGLTPYSVMMEQSSSYTSGIELMRQARREYPQLDGIFCTNDDLAVGAAFECQRLGLRIPEDMAIAGFHGHDIGQVMEPRLASVLTPRERMGRIGAERLLARIRGEAVTPKMLDLGFTLSPGGSI, from the coding sequence ATGAAAAAGAAAAGACCCGTACTTCAGGATGTGGCCGATCGCGTTGGCGTGACCAAAATGACGGTCAGCCGTTTCTTACGTAACCCGGAACAGGTTTCCGAGGCATTACGTGGCAAAATCGCCGCTGCGCTTGATGAACTGGGTTATATTCCCAATCGCGCTCCCGATATTCTCTCCAATGCTACCAGCCGGGCTGTTGGCGTTCTGCTTCCCTCTTTGACCAACCAGGTTTTCGCTGAAGTGTTACGCGGTATTGAAAGCGTGACTGATGCGCACGGCTATCAGACGATGCTTGCCCACTACGGTTATAAACCGGAGATGGAAGAGGAACGTCTGGAATCGATGCTTTCGTGGAATATCGACGGGCTGATCCTCACTGAACGCAAACACACCGCGCGCACGCTGAAGATGATTCAGGTTGCGGGTATTCCGGTGGTGGAGCTGATGGACAGCCGCTCGCCGTGCATTGATATCGCGGTGGGTTTTGACAACTTCGAAGCCGCACGGCAGATGACCGCCGCCATTCTCGCACGCGGACACCGGCGCGTGGCGTATCTCGGCGCACGTCTGGACGAACGTACTATCATCAAACAGAAGGGTTACGAGCAGGCGATGCTGGATGCCGGGCTGACGCCGTATAGCGTCATGATGGAGCAGTCATCTTCTTATACGTCAGGGATAGAACTGATGCGTCAGGCGCGCCGCGAGTACCCGCAACTGGACGGGATTTTCTGTACCAACGATGACCTTGCCGTCGGCGCCGCGTTCGAGTGCCAGCGTCTGGGGCTGCGGATCCCGGAAGATATGGCGATTGCCGGGTTCCACGGCCACGATATCGGCCAGGTGATGGAGCCACGTCTGGCGAGCGTCCTGACGCCACGTGAGCGCATGGGGCGCATTGGCGCAGAGCGCTTACTGGCGCGCATTCGCGGTGAAGCAGTTACGCCGAAAATGTTAGATTTAGGTTTCACTTTGTCACCAGGTGGATCTATTTAG
- the gntK gene encoding gluconokinase, whose protein sequence is MSTTNFDHHIYVLMGVSGSGKSAVASEVAHQLHAAFLDGDFLHPRSNIMKMASGEPLNDDDRKPWLQALNDAAFAMQRTNKVSLIVCSALKKHYRDLLRDGNPNLSFIYLKGDFEVIESRLKARKGHFFKTQMLVTQFDTLQEPGADERDVLVVDIDQPLEGVVASTIEIINKGNA, encoded by the coding sequence TTGAGCACGACGAACTTTGATCACCACATTTATGTCCTGATGGGCGTTTCAGGCAGTGGTAAATCTGCTGTCGCCAGCGAAGTGGCGCATCAGTTACATGCCGCGTTTCTCGATGGCGATTTCCTCCATCCGCGCAGCAATATCATGAAAATGGCCTCCGGCGAACCGCTTAACGACGACGACCGCAAACCGTGGTTGCAGGCGCTGAACGATGCCGCTTTCGCCATGCAGCGCACTAATAAAGTGTCGCTGATTGTGTGCTCGGCGCTGAAAAAGCACTATCGCGACCTGCTGCGCGACGGTAACCCGAACCTCTCCTTCATCTATCTGAAAGGGGATTTCGAGGTTATCGAGAGCCGTCTGAAGGCGCGTAAAGGCCACTTCTTTAAAACGCAAATGCTGGTAACGCAGTTTGACACCCTTCAAGAGCCGGGTGCAGACGAGCGCGATGTTCTGGTCGTTGATATCGACCAGCCGCTGGAGGGTGTTGTTGCCAGCACCATTGAGATTATTAACAAAGGCAATGCGTAG
- the gntU gene encoding gluconate transporter: MSTLTLVLTAAGSVLLLLFLVMKARMHAFVALMVVSIGAGLFSGMPLIKIAQTMEKGMGGTLGFLAIVVALGAMFGKILHETGAVDQIAVKMLRSFGHSRAHYAIGLAGLICALPLFFEVAIVLLISVAFSMARHTGTNLVKLVIPLFAGVAAAAAFLLPGPAPMLLASQMHADFGWMILIGLCAAIPGMLIAGPLWGNFISRYVELHIPDDVSEPHLGEGKMPSFAFSLSLILLPLVLVGMKTIAARFVTEGSNLYDWLEFIGHPFTAILVACLVAIYGLAMRQGMPKDRVMEICGHALQPAGIILLVIGAGGVFKQVLVDSGVGPALGEALTGLGLPIAITCFVLAAAVRIIQGSATVACLTAVGLVMPVIEQLHFNGAQMAALSICIAGGSIVVSHVNDAGFWLYGRFTGASEAQTLKTWTMMETILGTTGAIIGMIAFTLLS; the protein is encoded by the coding sequence GTGAGTACATTAACGCTGGTTTTAACAGCAGCCGGCTCCGTGCTGTTGCTGCTGTTTTTAGTGATGAAAGCGCGTATGCACGCTTTCGTCGCTTTGATGGTGGTTTCCATTGGTGCAGGGCTCTTTTCCGGTATGCCGCTGATTAAGATCGCGCAGACCATGGAAAAAGGGATGGGCGGAACGCTCGGTTTTCTGGCAATTGTGGTCGCGCTTGGCGCCATGTTCGGCAAAATTCTGCATGAAACCGGGGCGGTGGACCAAATCGCCGTCAAGATGCTGAGATCTTTCGGCCACAGCCGCGCGCATTATGCGATTGGTCTGGCCGGGCTGATTTGCGCATTGCCACTGTTCTTTGAAGTGGCGATTGTGCTGCTGATTAGCGTGGCCTTCTCAATGGCGCGCCATACGGGCACCAACCTGGTGAAACTGGTGATTCCGCTGTTTGCCGGTGTTGCGGCTGCTGCGGCGTTTCTGCTGCCGGGGCCAGCGCCGATGCTGCTGGCTTCGCAGATGCACGCTGATTTCGGCTGGATGATCCTGATTGGCCTGTGCGCGGCCATTCCGGGCATGCTGATTGCCGGTCCGCTATGGGGCAACTTCATCAGCCGTTATGTCGAACTGCACATTCCTGATGACGTGAGCGAGCCGCATCTTGGCGAGGGCAAAATGCCGTCATTCGCGTTCAGCTTGTCGTTGATCCTGCTGCCGCTGGTGCTGGTGGGGATGAAAACCATCGCTGCGCGTTTCGTTACCGAAGGCAGCAACCTGTATGACTGGCTGGAATTTATCGGTCACCCGTTCACGGCGATCCTCGTGGCGTGCCTGGTGGCGATTTACGGCCTGGCGATGCGCCAGGGGATGCCGAAAGATCGCGTGATGGAAATCTGCGGCCACGCGCTGCAACCGGCGGGCATTATTCTGCTGGTGATCGGTGCGGGCGGTGTGTTCAAACAGGTGCTGGTTGATTCCGGCGTCGGCCCGGCTCTGGGTGAAGCGCTGACCGGCCTGGGTCTACCCATCGCCATTACCTGCTTCGTGCTGGCGGCGGCGGTGCGCATCATTCAGGGTTCAGCAACCGTTGCTTGTCTGACGGCGGTTGGTCTGGTGATGCCGGTTATCGAACAACTGCACTTCAACGGCGCGCAGATGGCGGCACTCTCCATCTGTATCGCGGGCGGTTCCATCGTGGTGAGCCACGTGAACGACGCCGGTTTCTGGCTGTATGGCCGTTTTACCGGTGCAAGCGAAGCGCAAACGCTGAAAACCTGGACCATGATGGAAACCATCCTCGGCACCACCGGTGCAATTATCGGGATGATTGCTTTCACGCTGTTGAGTTAA
- a CDS encoding type II toxin-antitoxin system HicB family antitoxin — MFFSVGVESPKDADTAYGIAVPAFDQFDYGCVSAADEQIDIPVMAREAILSIVEEMMLSGAHSVEDITDAGYMVYAANPDYAHCDSWFMIDVDLTGFEGKQQRVNITLPDVLIKRIDGFIQDKRAVYKDRSHFLAQAARHELANK; from the coding sequence ATGTTTTTCTCTGTCGGGGTTGAATCACCTAAAGATGCCGATACCGCGTATGGCATTGCTGTTCCGGCTTTCGATCAATTCGACTACGGCTGTGTTTCCGCTGCTGATGAGCAGATTGATATCCCGGTGATGGCTCGTGAGGCGATTCTCAGCATTGTTGAAGAGATGATGCTAAGCGGCGCGCATTCGGTGGAGGATATAACCGATGCTGGCTACATGGTGTATGCCGCGAACCCGGATTATGCACACTGCGACTCCTGGTTCATGATTGACGTCGATTTGACAGGATTTGAAGGCAAGCAGCAGCGGGTGAATATCACCTTACCGGATGTGCTGATTAAGCGTATCGATGGCTTTATTCAGGATAAACGCGCTGTTTATAAAGATCGGAGCCATTTTCTTGCGCAGGCAGCTCGCCACGAACTGGCGAATAAGTAG
- a CDS encoding type II toxin-antitoxin system HicA family toxin, with amino-acid sequence MKSADLLKELIAAGCVLQRHNGGSHHIWWSPITGKTFPVPHPKKDLPLGTVRSIKKMAGI; translated from the coding sequence ATGAAATCTGCTGACCTGTTGAAAGAACTGATCGCCGCCGGTTGTGTTCTTCAGCGGCATAACGGAGGGAGCCATCACATCTGGTGGTCGCCCATCACGGGGAAAACCTTCCCCGTACCGCATCCAAAGAAGGATTTACCTCTGGGAACGGTCAGATCAATCAAAAAAATGGCGGGGATCTAA
- a CDS encoding YhgN family NAAT transporter, whose amino-acid sequence MSEIISAAVLLILIMDPLGNLPIFMSVLKHTEPKRRRAIMIRELLIALLVMFIFLFAGEKILALLNLRAETVSISGGIILFLIAIKMIFPSETGSSSGLPAGEEPFIVPLAIPLVAGPTLLATLMLLSHQYPNQMSHLVIALLIAWGGTVAILLQSTLFLRLLGEKGVNALERLMGLVLVMLATQMFLDGIRVWMKG is encoded by the coding sequence ATGAGTGAAATCATCTCCGCAGCAGTGTTGTTGATCCTGATAATGGATCCGTTAGGCAACCTGCCCATTTTTATGTCGGTGTTAAAACATACCGAGCCGAAACGCCGCCGGGCGATCATGATCCGCGAACTGCTGATCGCCCTGCTGGTGATGTTTATCTTCCTGTTTGCCGGGGAGAAAATCCTCGCGCTGCTCAATTTACGCGCGGAAACAGTGTCGATTTCCGGCGGCATCATTCTGTTCCTGATCGCCATTAAGATGATTTTCCCCAGCGAAACCGGCAGTAGTTCGGGCCTGCCGGCCGGTGAAGAACCGTTTATCGTGCCGCTGGCGATTCCGCTGGTCGCTGGCCCTACGCTGCTGGCAACGCTGATGCTGCTTTCACATCAGTATCCAAACCAAATGAGCCATCTGGTGATTGCGCTGTTAATCGCCTGGGGTGGAACGGTCGCCATTTTGCTGCAATCGACGCTGTTTTTACGCCTGCTCGGCGAGAAAGGGGTGAACGCGCTGGAACGTCTGATGGGGCTGGTTCTGGTGATGCTCGCCACCCAGATGTTCCTCGACGGCATTCGGGTGTGGATGAAGGGTTAA
- the asd gene encoding aspartate-semialdehyde dehydrogenase, whose translation MKNVGFIGWRGMVGSVLMQRMVEERDFDAIRPVFFSTSQFGQAAPAFGGHAAGTLQDAFNLEALKALDIIVTCQGGDYTNEIYPKLRESGWQGYWIDAASSLRMKDDAIIILDPVNQAVINDGLNHGIKTFVGGNCTVSLMLMSLGGLFANDLVEWVSVATYQAASGGGARHMRELLTQMGQLHNHVAAELADPASAILDIERKVTALTRSGELAVDNFGVPLAGSLIPWIDKQLDNGQSREEWKGQAETNKILNTASTIPVDGLCVRIGALRCHSQAFTIKLKKDVSIPTVEELLAAHNPWAKVVPNDREISMRELTPAAVTGTLTTPVGRLRKLNMGPEFLSAFTVGDQLLWGAAEPLRRMLRQLA comes from the coding sequence ATGAAAAATGTTGGTTTTATCGGCTGGCGTGGAATGGTCGGCTCTGTACTCATGCAACGCATGGTTGAGGAGCGCGATTTCGACGCCATTCGCCCTGTCTTCTTTTCCACTTCCCAGTTTGGGCAGGCTGCACCAGCGTTTGGCGGCCATGCAGCAGGTACGCTTCAGGACGCGTTCAACCTGGAAGCGCTGAAGGCACTCGACATCATTGTCACCTGCCAGGGCGGCGATTATACCAACGAAATCTATCCAAAGCTCCGTGAAAGCGGCTGGCAAGGTTACTGGATCGACGCAGCATCTTCTTTACGCATGAAAGATGACGCCATTATTATCCTCGACCCGGTTAACCAGGCGGTTATCAATGACGGCCTGAACCACGGCATCAAAACCTTTGTTGGCGGCAACTGTACCGTCAGCCTGATGCTGATGTCGCTGGGCGGTCTGTTCGCCAACGATCTGGTGGAATGGGTCTCGGTAGCGACCTACCAGGCGGCTTCCGGCGGCGGCGCGCGTCATATGCGCGAACTGCTGACGCAGATGGGCCAGTTGCACAACCATGTGGCGGCAGAACTGGCGGATCCGGCTTCGGCTATTCTCGACATCGAGCGCAAAGTCACGGCATTGACCCGCAGCGGCGAACTGGCGGTGGATAACTTCGGTGTACCGCTGGCGGGCAGCCTGATTCCGTGGATCGACAAACAGCTCGACAACGGCCAGAGCCGCGAAGAGTGGAAAGGCCAGGCCGAAACCAACAAAATTCTCAACACGGCGTCCACCATTCCGGTTGACGGTCTGTGCGTACGTATCGGCGCGCTGCGCTGCCATAGCCAGGCGTTTACCATCAAACTGAAAAAAGATGTGTCGATTCCGACCGTGGAAGAGCTGCTGGCTGCGCACAACCCGTGGGCAAAAGTGGTGCCGAACGATCGCGAAATCAGCATGCGCGAACTGACGCCTGCGGCTGTCACCGGCACGCTGACCACGCCGGTTGGCCGTCTGCGCAAACTGAACATGGGGCCGGAGTTCCTCTCTGCCTTTACCGTTGGCGACCAGCTATTGTGGGGCGCGGCGGAACCATTGCGTCGAATGTTGCGCCAACTGGCGTAA
- the glgB gene encoding 1,4-alpha-glucan branching enzyme: MSVHIDRDVINALISGHFADPFSVLGMHCTDAGIEVRALLPDATEVWVIEPKTGRKVGQLECLDSRGFFSGVMERRKNPFRYQFAVIWHGQQNLIDDPYRFGPLLQDLDSWLLSEGTHMRPYETLGAHADTMDGVVGTRFAVWAPNAQRVSVVGQFNYWDGRRHPMRLRRESGIWELFIPGALNGQLYKFEILDANGRLRIKADPYAFEAQMRPDSASLICGLPGKKTQSEERKQANQFDAPISIYEVHLGSWRRHTDNNFWLSYRELADQLVPYAKWMGFTHLELMPVNEHPFDGSWGYQPTGLYAPTRRFGTRDDFLHFIHTAHAAGLGVILDWVPGHFPSDDFGLAEFDGTKLYEHSDPREGYHQDWNTLIYNYGRREVSNYLVGNALYWIERFGIDALRVDAVASMIYRDYSRKEGEWIPNEFGGRENLEAIEFLRNTNRILGEQAPGVVSMAEESTDFAGVSRPPSQGGLGFWYKWNLGWMHDTLDYMKLDPVYRKYHHDKLTFGILYNYSENFILPLSHDEVVHGKKSILDRMPGDAWQKFANLRAYYAWMWAFPGKKLLFMGNEFAQGREWNHDGSLDWHLLEGGDNWHHGVQRLVRDMNHLYRHHKALHEVDFDPYGFEWLVVDDHEASVFVFIRRDRQGNEIIVASNFTPVPRYDYRFGINQPGRWREELNTDSMHYHGSNTGNGGVVHSDAIANRGREHSLLLTLPPLATIWLVREGE; this comes from the coding sequence ATGTCTGTTCATATCGACAGAGACGTGATTAATGCACTAATTTCCGGCCATTTTGCCGACCCTTTTTCCGTTCTTGGCATGCATTGTACCGATGCCGGTATTGAAGTTCGCGCTCTGTTGCCTGACGCCACTGAAGTGTGGGTTATTGAGCCGAAAACCGGGCGCAAAGTAGGACAACTGGAGTGCCTGGATTCACGGGGCTTCTTCAGCGGCGTGATGGAGCGCCGCAAAAATCCTTTCCGTTATCAATTTGCTGTGATCTGGCATGGCCAGCAGAATCTGATTGATGATCCCTACCGTTTCGGCCCGCTGTTGCAGGATCTGGATAGCTGGCTGCTCAGTGAAGGAACCCATATGCGCCCCTATGAAACGCTGGGTGCGCATGCGGATACGATGGATGGCGTGGTCGGAACACGATTCGCCGTCTGGGCGCCAAATGCGCAGCGGGTTTCGGTAGTTGGGCAGTTCAACTACTGGGACGGTCGCCGCCATCCGATGCGCCTGCGTCGTGAAAGCGGGATCTGGGAGCTGTTCATCCCTGGCGCGCTCAACGGTCAGCTCTACAAATTCGAGATCCTTGATGCAAATGGCAGGTTGAGGATTAAGGCCGATCCTTACGCCTTTGAAGCCCAGATGCGCCCGGACAGTGCCTCATTGATCTGCGGTCTGCCGGGCAAGAAAACGCAGAGCGAGGAGCGCAAGCAGGCAAACCAGTTTGATGCGCCAATCAGTATTTATGAGGTGCATCTGGGTTCCTGGCGTCGCCATACCGACAACAACTTCTGGCTCAGCTATCGTGAACTGGCCGATCAACTGGTGCCGTATGCCAAATGGATGGGATTTACCCACCTTGAATTGATGCCAGTGAATGAACACCCCTTTGATGGCAGTTGGGGCTACCAGCCGACCGGGCTATACGCACCGACCCGCCGCTTTGGTACTCGCGATGATTTTCTGCACTTTATTCATACCGCCCATGCTGCCGGGCTGGGGGTGATCCTCGACTGGGTACCGGGGCATTTTCCGTCGGACGATTTTGGCCTGGCTGAGTTTGACGGAACGAAGTTGTATGAGCACAGCGATCCGCGTGAAGGCTATCACCAGGACTGGAACACACTGATTTATAACTACGGGCGTCGCGAAGTGAGTAACTATCTGGTAGGCAATGCGCTCTACTGGATCGAACGCTTCGGGATAGATGCGCTGCGCGTCGATGCGGTGGCCTCGATGATCTACCGCGACTACAGCCGCAAAGAGGGCGAGTGGATCCCCAATGAGTTTGGTGGACGCGAGAACCTGGAAGCGATTGAATTTCTGCGTAACACCAACCGCATCCTCGGCGAGCAGGCACCGGGCGTCGTCAGTATGGCGGAAGAGTCCACCGATTTTGCCGGCGTTTCGCGGCCGCCTTCTCAGGGCGGGCTGGGTTTCTGGTACAAGTGGAATCTGGGCTGGATGCACGACACGCTGGACTATATGAAGCTCGATCCGGTCTATCGCAAGTACCACCACGATAAACTCACTTTCGGCATCCTCTACAACTACAGCGAAAACTTTATCCTGCCGCTGTCCCATGACGAAGTGGTTCATGGCAAGAAATCGATCCTCGACAGAATGCCCGGCGATGCCTGGCAAAAATTTGCCAATCTGCGCGCTTACTACGCGTGGATGTGGGCCTTCCCTGGCAAAAAATTACTGTTTATGGGCAACGAATTTGCCCAGGGACGCGAGTGGAACCACGACGGCAGCCTGGACTGGCATCTGCTTGAGGGCGGCGATAACTGGCACCACGGCGTACAGCGGCTGGTGCGCGACATGAACCATCTCTACCGTCACCACAAAGCGCTGCATGAGGTGGATTTTGACCCGTACGGTTTTGAGTGGCTGGTGGTGGATGATCATGAAGCGTCGGTGTTTGTCTTTATCCGGCGCGACAGGCAGGGTAACGAAATCATTGTCGCCAGTAACTTTACCCCGGTGCCGCGCTACGATTATCGCTTTGGTATCAATCAGCCTGGCCGCTGGCGCGAGGAGTTAAACACCGATTCGATGCACTACCACGGCAGTAATACCGGTAATGGCGGCGTGGTACACAGCGATGCGATTGCTAACCGGGGGCGTGAGCACTCGCTGTTACTGACGTTACCGCCGCTGGCGACCATCTGGCTGGTGCGGGAGGGGGAATGA
- the glgX gene encoding glycogen debranching protein GlgX — MTKLTVGQSLPPGAEVQADGVNFTLFSAHAERVELCLFDDEGNEQRVDLPGRTGDIWHGFLSGAKPGLHYGYRVHGPWEPAQGHRFNPAKLLLDPCAKRVDGEAVDSPLFHGGHDSPDPHDNASLGLRSVVVHDAFDWQNDVPPRTPWGNTVIYEAHVKGLTWLHPQLPENIRGTYKALGHPLMVAWFKQLGITALELLPVAHFASEPRLQRLGLSNYWGYNPLALFALHPHYASDPQQTINEFREAVRALHQAGIEVILDIVLNHSAETDLDGPTFSLRGIDNSTYYWIREDGDYHNWTGCGNTLNLSHPAGVDYAHACLRYWAETFHVDGFRFDLATIMGRTPDFDPQAPLFTAIKNDPLLCDLKLIAEPWDIGPGGYQVGNFPAPFAEWNDHFRDATRRFWLEQSLSLGELAGRFAASSDLFKRAGRLPSASVNLITAHDGFTLRDCVCFSHKHNEANGEDNRDGTDNNHSNNHGHEGLGGSLDVVERRRASVHALLTTLLLSQGTPMLLAGDELGHSQHGNNNAYCQDNALTWLSWQHADSGLMHFTAALIQLRQRIPALTRNVWWEEGDGNVAWLDHAGQPLTAQAWQHGALRLQILLSNTVLIAINATSDVAEMVLPQGGWHAIPPFAGEDNPVVITAWHGPAHGVCVFQRS; from the coding sequence ATGACGAAGCTGACGGTGGGGCAATCGTTGCCGCCCGGCGCAGAAGTGCAGGCGGACGGCGTTAATTTTACGCTGTTTTCCGCCCATGCGGAGCGCGTCGAGCTGTGCCTGTTCGATGACGAAGGTAACGAACAGCGCGTCGATCTGCCCGGCCGCACCGGGGATATCTGGCACGGTTTTCTCAGCGGCGCAAAACCCGGCCTGCACTATGGCTACCGGGTGCATGGCCCCTGGGAACCGGCGCAAGGCCACCGTTTTAATCCGGCAAAACTTTTGCTTGACCCCTGCGCGAAGCGCGTTGACGGCGAGGCCGTTGACAGCCCGCTGTTCCACGGCGGCCATGATTCGCCGGATCCTCACGATAATGCCTCGCTTGGCTTGCGCAGCGTAGTGGTGCATGACGCGTTCGACTGGCAAAACGATGTGCCGCCGCGCACGCCGTGGGGCAACACCGTCATTTACGAAGCGCACGTCAAAGGGCTCACCTGGCTTCATCCTCAGTTGCCGGAAAATATTCGTGGCACCTATAAGGCGCTGGGGCATCCGTTGATGGTTGCCTGGTTTAAGCAGCTTGGCATCACCGCGCTGGAGCTGCTGCCCGTCGCCCATTTTGCCAGTGAGCCGCGCCTGCAACGGCTGGGGCTTTCTAATTACTGGGGCTACAACCCGCTGGCGCTGTTTGCGCTCCATCCGCACTATGCCAGCGATCCGCAACAGACCATCAATGAATTTCGCGAAGCGGTGAGGGCGCTGCATCAGGCGGGGATCGAAGTGATCCTCGATATTGTGCTTAATCACAGCGCCGAAACCGATCTCGACGGGCCGACTTTCTCCCTGCGCGGCATTGATAACAGTACCTATTATTGGATCAGAGAAGATGGCGATTATCACAACTGGACCGGATGCGGCAACACGCTGAATCTGAGCCACCCCGCAGGCGTGGACTATGCGCATGCCTGCCTGCGTTACTGGGCGGAGACCTTCCACGTTGACGGTTTCCGCTTCGATCTGGCGACAATCATGGGACGCACACCGGATTTCGATCCGCAGGCGCCGCTGTTTACCGCGATCAAAAACGATCCGCTGCTTTGCGATCTGAAACTGATCGCCGAGCCGTGGGATATCGGCCCTGGCGGCTACCAGGTGGGGAATTTCCCCGCGCCGTTTGCCGAATGGAACGATCATTTCCGCGACGCGACGCGCCGTTTTTGGCTGGAACAGTCGTTGTCGCTGGGGGAGCTGGCCGGGCGGTTTGCTGCTTCCAGCGATCTGTTTAAACGTGCGGGCCGCTTGCCGTCGGCTTCGGTCAATCTGATCACCGCGCACGATGGTTTTACTTTGCGTGATTGCGTCTGTTTCAGCCACAAGCATAACGAGGCGAACGGTGAGGACAATCGCGACGGTACCGACAATAACCACAGCAATAATCATGGACACGAGGGTCTGGGTGGCAGTTTGGATGTGGTCGAACGGCGGCGCGCCAGCGTGCATGCCCTGCTGACCACGCTGCTGCTTTCTCAGGGAACGCCGATGCTGCTGGCCGGAGATGAACTGGGGCACAGCCAGCACGGTAATAATAATGCGTACTGCCAGGATAACGCGCTGACATGGTTGAGCTGGCAGCACGCGGATAGCGGGCTCATGCACTTCACTGCCGCACTTATCCAGCTACGTCAACGGATCCCCGCTTTGACGCGCAACGTCTGGTGGGAAGAAGGAGACGGCAACGTAGCCTGGCTGGATCACGCCGGACAACCATTGACGGCGCAGGCGTGGCAGCACGGTGCTCTGCGCTTACAAATTTTGCTCTCCAATACGGTTTTAATCGCCATTAACGCAACCAGCGATGTTGCAGAAATGGTTTTGCCTCAAGGGGGTTGGCACGCCATTCCTCCCTTTGCCGGAGAGGACAATCCGGTAGTGATAACTGCCTGGCATGGGCCTGCGCATGGAGTTTGCGTATTTCAGCGGTCATAA